In Sporosarcina sp. PTS2304, a genomic segment contains:
- a CDS encoding cold-shock protein, giving the protein MKREGIVKWFKEEKGYGRIMLDGEDGNLVFVHFSSISPNEEVFPNEFRYLKQGQKVSFDLIENPNSPDQKQVAENVIIITE; this is encoded by the coding sequence ATGAAACGAGAGGGAATTGTTAAGTGGTTTAAAGAAGAAAAGGGTTATGGTCGTATTATGCTTGACGGTGAGGATGGAAATCTCGTTTTTGTTCATTTTAGCTCGATTTCACCTAATGAAGAAGTATTTCCGAACGAATTCAGATATCTTAAGCAAGGTCAGAAAGTGTCTTTTGATTTAATTGAAAACCCGAATTCTCCTGACCAAAAGCAAGTAGCAGAAAATGTAATCATTATTACGGAGTAA
- a CDS encoding HNH endonuclease, which translates to MTNYSPFRKIQAKEQVFIETRIRVADELESFRLYAEYLTVKDGKSKGDSGKARSYAGYLIRSIIFFEEIFDAVFPAFESIDAYHAVEQLRNIPSYKSFNAAEGSFLNAAINCFQSYIIHRNSLQEHPIDRAVDEYFYSTKQSELILDLPVISEATERYGKVQIAGRQAYPRNIKETIKSKSAHRWRCEMDQNHKTFTDQNSRPYVEGHHLLPMATQDLFHNTIDFAENIACLCPTCHRQIHYAIKDEKLPLVETLYERRKHKYEQFGILIQKDELLSFYGIL; encoded by the coding sequence ATGACTAACTATTCTCCATTTCGCAAAATTCAAGCAAAAGAACAAGTATTTATTGAAACTAGAATACGGGTTGCCGATGAATTGGAAAGTTTTCGTTTGTATGCGGAATATTTGACTGTGAAAGACGGCAAATCGAAAGGCGATAGTGGTAAAGCGCGATCTTATGCTGGCTACTTGATTCGTAGCATCATTTTTTTCGAAGAGATTTTTGATGCTGTCTTCCCTGCGTTCGAGTCAATCGATGCATATCATGCAGTGGAACAGCTTAGGAACATTCCGAGCTACAAAAGCTTTAACGCAGCTGAAGGCAGTTTTCTAAATGCCGCCATCAATTGTTTCCAATCTTACATCATCCATCGCAATTCGCTGCAAGAACATCCGATTGATCGTGCAGTAGACGAGTACTTTTACTCTACGAAGCAATCAGAGCTGATCTTGGATTTACCTGTCATTTCCGAGGCAACGGAGCGCTATGGGAAAGTACAAATTGCTGGAAGACAGGCTTATCCCCGCAACATAAAAGAAACAATAAAATCAAAAAGCGCTCATCGATGGCGTTGCGAAATGGATCAAAACCACAAAACATTCACTGATCAAAATTCCAGACCATACGTAGAAGGCCATCATCTGCTACCAATGGCCACACAAGACTTATTCCATAATACAATTGACTTTGCAGAAAACATCGCTTGTTTATGCCCTACTTGTCATCGTCAAATTCACTACGCTATCAAAGATGAAAAATTACCACTGGTAGAAACATTGTATGAGCGAAGGAAGCACAAATACGAACAGTTTGGAATCCTGATCCAAAAAGATGAATTGCTTTCATTTTACGGTATTCTGTAA
- a CDS encoding site-specific DNA-methyltransferase, whose translation METKLLEEIKAALLKFPIYWEGENLLKSKVIEDLREYKVDLIESLLANELIKDFYSIEFKNNTIFKIEEFIGMLRYKNYWNNSYTNFSNDIGLTSDNKYLKYNTDVVLDFPHKDCILEAGMTKEDIGKNEVFYHNVLAKEEIDSLLSPKVLTNVRKYDETGESSITKFTAEDNLVIKGNNLIALHTLKEKYAGQVKLIYIDPPYNTGNDGFRYNDRFNHSTWLTFMRNRLEVARDLLADEGAIYISIDDNEAAYLKVILDELFYRENFLAQIAYERSGVSGLGQGGSFLVNTHESILVYAKNKDKHTIFNDRGLVSLEKKDMTRYNKILNKIGTRVEVDRFVAPSTKEEVIIYKHENYDIGTISLRSFKEREGEIREEYIANFDKVFRNTSVQKENEFQNRILSLCNEGLFSADYKVSRGKNKGEWVTAYYLNQQVFAWLKDSALIEENEIFKTNKLSQFWTHGSIPKADLANEGGVDLRRGKKPENLLKRIIELETEKEDIVLDFFLGSGSTCAVAHKTGRRYIGIEQMDYIEGTTLTRLKNVINGDRSGISKQVDWNGGGSFIYAELCKLNAEYINMINTAKTKENVEEIINVLKENAFLDYRLNIDNLNFYDDRFASLSLEEQQALLIKSLDANQMYLSYSEIDDTQFKITESVREFNNDFYNNQKKGDDES comes from the coding sequence TTGGAAACTAAATTATTAGAAGAGATAAAAGCTGCTTTGTTAAAATTCCCAATATATTGGGAAGGAGAGAATTTATTAAAGTCTAAAGTTATAGAGGATCTAAGAGAATATAAAGTTGACTTAATAGAAAGTTTATTAGCGAATGAGCTAATTAAGGACTTTTATTCTATAGAGTTTAAAAACAATACTATCTTTAAGATTGAAGAATTTATAGGTATGCTTCGATATAAGAACTATTGGAACAATAGTTATACAAATTTCAGCAATGATATCGGATTAACAAGTGACAACAAATACTTGAAATATAATACCGATGTAGTATTGGATTTTCCGCATAAGGATTGCATATTAGAAGCTGGGATGACTAAAGAAGACATAGGTAAGAATGAAGTTTTCTATCACAATGTTTTAGCAAAAGAAGAAATTGATTCTTTACTTTCTCCTAAAGTACTAACGAATGTAAGAAAGTATGATGAAACAGGAGAATCTTCAATTACCAAGTTTACTGCTGAAGATAATCTGGTTATCAAGGGAAATAACTTAATTGCTTTACATACCTTAAAAGAAAAATATGCGGGTCAAGTAAAACTTATATATATTGATCCTCCTTATAATACTGGAAATGATGGATTTCGTTATAATGACCGATTTAATCATTCGACATGGCTTACTTTCATGAGAAATAGATTAGAAGTTGCTAGAGACTTACTTGCAGACGAGGGTGCTATATACATATCAATTGATGATAACGAAGCAGCTTATTTGAAAGTTATTTTAGACGAGCTGTTTTATAGAGAAAACTTCTTAGCGCAAATAGCGTATGAAAGATCAGGAGTATCAGGGTTAGGACAAGGAGGTTCTTTCTTAGTGAACACTCATGAATCGATTTTAGTCTATGCAAAAAACAAAGACAAACACACAATATTTAACGACAGAGGATTAGTCAGTTTAGAAAAGAAAGATATGACAAGATACAATAAAATTTTAAATAAAATCGGTACACGTGTTGAAGTAGACAGGTTTGTAGCTCCTTCTACAAAAGAAGAAGTAATAATTTATAAACATGAAAATTATGATATTGGAACAATTTCTTTAAGGTCATTCAAAGAAAGAGAAGGAGAAATTAGAGAAGAGTATATAGCTAATTTTGATAAAGTATTTAGGAATACCAGTGTTCAAAAAGAAAATGAGTTTCAGAATAGAATTCTCAGTTTATGTAATGAAGGTTTATTTTCAGCAGATTATAAGGTGTCAAGGGGTAAAAATAAAGGTGAATGGGTAACAGCATACTATCTAAATCAGCAAGTATTTGCTTGGTTAAAAGACTCGGCTTTAATTGAGGAAAATGAAATTTTTAAAACAAATAAGCTATCTCAATTTTGGACACATGGATCAATTCCTAAAGCAGACTTAGCAAATGAAGGTGGGGTAGACCTTAGAAGAGGCAAAAAACCTGAGAACTTGCTTAAGAGAATAATAGAGCTTGAGACAGAGAAAGAAGATATTGTTCTCGACTTCTTTTTGGGAAGTGGTTCAACCTGTGCTGTAGCACATAAAACAGGGCGACGTTATATAGGCATTGAACAAATGGATTATATTGAAGGCACAACCTTAACCCGCTTAAAAAATGTGATAAACGGTGATCGAAGCGGTATTTCTAAACAAGTTGACTGGAACGGTGGTGGCAGTTTTATTTATGCAGAATTATGTAAGCTAAATGCAGAATATATTAATATGATTAATACAGCTAAAACAAAAGAGAATGTAGAAGAAATCATTAATGTGCTTAAAGAAAATGCTTTCCTGGATTATAGACTCAATATTGATAACTTAAACTTCTACGATGATCGATTCGCTTCTTTATCGTTGGAAGAGCAGCAGGCTCTTTTAATAAAGAGTTTAGATGCAAATCAAATGTACTTAAGTTACTCGGAAATAGACGATACTCAATTTAAAATTACTGAATCTGTGAGAGAATTTAATAATGATTTCTATAATAATCAGAAAAAGGGAGATGACGAATCGTGA
- a CDS encoding McrC family protein, whose product MNKRLTVKEFDSFTRNLSVDHANYHMLDDVTFDLLEQFILDSTAISETSDDIASFLSIGNVKGIGKVIRTKNYVGVLKLKNGTEIEILPKIHSPASDLSEEETKRVFLTMLMHLPNLPFKKFTMANLQLADHHVLELFIQMFLTEVKWLLTRGLKSDYQAFAGNEVYYKGKLNITQHIRYNLAHKERFHVTYDQLDLNRTENRLIKTALLHIQTKTSHSMNKKDIKSALQFFDQVETIYNPNDAFSTLTNDRNMKDYRTVLEWCKVFLQNKSFTTFSGTSVAYALLFPMEKVYEAYIAGVLKRTMDNRIYAIYTQDRTHSLFDVPKRFALRPDIVIEHNEKCIVLDTKWKILKNDLRSNYGISQADMYQMFAYHHKYDAECVILVYPWNNGFPVQSEPIQFSSHDSVIMYIFFINLYEIEKSMNHLAELVSKKFA is encoded by the coding sequence ATGAATAAGCGGCTGACAGTAAAAGAGTTCGACAGCTTCACAAGAAATCTTTCAGTCGATCATGCCAACTATCATATGCTAGATGATGTGACATTTGATCTGCTAGAACAATTCATTTTAGACAGCACTGCGATTTCTGAGACATCCGACGATATAGCGTCTTTCCTGTCTATAGGAAACGTCAAAGGGATAGGGAAAGTCATTCGTACCAAAAATTACGTAGGTGTATTGAAACTGAAAAATGGTACAGAAATTGAGATTTTGCCGAAAATTCATTCCCCGGCTTCTGATCTATCCGAAGAAGAAACGAAACGAGTCTTTCTTACTATGCTTATGCATTTGCCTAATTTGCCGTTTAAAAAATTTACTATGGCCAACTTACAACTTGCTGATCATCATGTATTGGAACTATTCATCCAAATGTTTCTTACAGAAGTTAAGTGGCTACTGACTCGCGGACTGAAATCAGACTATCAAGCATTTGCGGGAAATGAAGTGTATTACAAAGGAAAACTGAATATTACACAACATATTCGTTATAACTTAGCACATAAAGAAAGATTCCATGTAACGTACGATCAACTGGATCTTAACCGCACAGAAAATCGGCTGATTAAAACAGCTTTGCTTCATATACAAACCAAAACGTCTCATTCGATGAATAAAAAAGATATCAAATCGGCCCTACAATTTTTCGATCAAGTAGAGACAATCTACAATCCGAATGATGCATTCTCTACCCTGACCAATGATAGAAATATGAAAGACTACCGTACCGTGCTGGAATGGTGCAAAGTCTTTCTGCAAAATAAAAGCTTTACTACATTTTCCGGTACGAGCGTCGCCTACGCACTTTTATTTCCTATGGAGAAAGTATACGAGGCCTACATTGCCGGCGTTTTAAAACGAACTATGGATAATAGGATATATGCGATATATACACAAGATCGGACACATTCACTATTCGATGTACCAAAACGTTTCGCATTACGACCAGACATTGTCATTGAGCACAACGAGAAGTGCATCGTGTTAGATACAAAATGGAAAATCTTGAAGAATGATCTACGCAGCAATTACGGAATTTCCCAAGCAGACATGTACCAAATGTTCGCCTACCATCATAAATACGATGCGGAATGCGTGATTCTCGTCTATCCATGGAATAACGGCTTTCCTGTGCAATCGGAGCCTATACAATTTTCAAGTCACGATTCCGTCATCATGTATATTTTCTTCATTAATTTGTATGAGATAGAAAAATCTATGAACCATCTAGCCGAGCTAGTGTCTAAAAAGTTCGCGTGA
- a CDS encoding DEAD/DEAH box helicase family protein, which yields MSNEILHSKLHRSLHDLSEIAQGNVLFEIPDYIINNLSHKLRPYQEEALRHFIYTQRLDAADLAYNHLLFHMATGSGKTLVLASTILYLYKEQGHQNFIFFVNSDAIIKKTIDNLTNMGSTKYLFNSNGITIDGNPISIKVVDVFPALPADNTIYLKLTTIQKLHMDLTNPRENGLTFETLKESDLVLLADEAHHINALTRNDKRTLNTKEMQERTWENTVNNILKLHPSNRLVEYTATIDLRNDALFEKYQNKIVFQYDLKRFMKQGYSKNVVLLRANEEDSQKMFLGMLLSQYRKYIAKDNGIDLKPIILFKSNKISISLEAHNNFLNMVENLTIEQLQSTVEKGIILYENEQSIWHKMFEYYRRKNLVQVIRDLQWEFRSQTLLNANDAAFLSEGNALLLNTLENRDNPVRAIFAVAKLNEGWDVLNLFDIIRISEGATSTKTTTDSEAQLIGRGARYYPFIVEEERSYTRRFDYADSDLKVIETLHYHTINENSYIKNLEKSLETANIQINEDQYTRYEAKIKPKIRKMDFFKNGKIYINKLVPTSAEDYKSLNDYTVSQVYDVSYETAVEQQYLSGETTTSGTKRHEIQMEISRSILQKALQRNKFYRFSNLKYYVPSITSIKDFIESENFLGNLKINLSLPLGINAIDLSPKEKLTIVERYLSYAEKNIRSNYMKEWGTPIFEGVALSKYIDDYVINMNKVNKGSGKVQEKVRARTMRNHDWYIYDQAIVNGWESDMIDFVNDYIDSLRDRYEDVYLIRNERKVKVVEIGGTRGFMPDFLLYLKDADFTYQVFLEPKGDNLREHDQWKQDFLLSLSTRSDIEVLEENDSVRLIGIKFYSTDTDLKQEFREDFKTKLLDGVDLNEFDM from the coding sequence GTGAGTAATGAGATTCTTCATTCCAAACTTCATCGATCACTCCATGATTTAAGTGAAATTGCGCAAGGAAATGTACTCTTTGAAATTCCAGACTATATTATAAACAACCTTAGTCATAAGCTACGTCCTTATCAAGAAGAAGCGTTACGTCATTTCATTTATACACAAAGATTAGATGCAGCAGATTTAGCTTATAATCATTTGCTCTTTCATATGGCGACTGGTTCCGGCAAGACATTGGTTTTAGCATCAACCATTCTCTATTTGTATAAAGAACAAGGCCATCAAAACTTTATATTCTTTGTTAATAGTGATGCAATTATAAAAAAAACAATAGATAACTTAACTAATATGGGATCGACAAAATATTTATTCAATAGTAATGGTATTACTATTGATGGAAATCCTATATCTATTAAGGTAGTCGATGTTTTCCCAGCACTCCCAGCCGATAACACTATATATCTTAAACTTACTACCATACAAAAACTGCACATGGATTTAACTAATCCCCGTGAAAATGGATTAACTTTTGAGACACTAAAAGAAAGTGATCTTGTCTTGCTAGCTGATGAAGCTCACCATATTAATGCACTGACCCGAAATGACAAGAGGACATTAAATACCAAGGAAATGCAAGAGAGGACTTGGGAGAATACAGTTAATAATATATTGAAGCTTCATCCATCGAATAGGTTAGTTGAATATACTGCAACAATTGATTTGAGGAACGATGCATTATTTGAAAAATACCAAAACAAAATTGTCTTTCAGTACGATTTAAAGAGATTTATGAAACAGGGTTATTCAAAAAATGTAGTTTTACTAAGAGCAAACGAGGAAGACAGTCAGAAAATGTTCTTAGGTATGCTATTAAGTCAATATCGTAAATATATTGCTAAAGATAATGGTATTGATTTAAAGCCCATAATTTTATTTAAATCAAATAAGATATCAATTTCATTAGAGGCTCATAATAATTTTCTCAATATGGTAGAAAATCTAACAATCGAGCAATTGCAATCGACTGTTGAAAAAGGAATTATTCTTTACGAAAATGAACAAAGTATCTGGCACAAAATGTTTGAATACTATAGAAGAAAAAATTTAGTCCAAGTCATACGAGATTTACAATGGGAGTTTAGAAGTCAAACACTTTTAAATGCCAATGATGCGGCATTTCTATCAGAAGGCAATGCCTTGTTGTTGAATACTTTAGAAAACAGAGATAACCCTGTTCGTGCTATCTTTGCTGTAGCGAAATTAAATGAAGGCTGGGATGTATTGAATCTTTTCGATATAATTCGGATTAGTGAAGGAGCTACAAGTACTAAAACTACTACAGATAGTGAAGCTCAACTAATTGGTCGTGGAGCTCGCTATTATCCATTTATAGTCGAAGAAGAACGTTCATATACTCGGCGATTCGATTACGCTGATAGTGATTTAAAAGTGATTGAAACCCTTCACTATCATACAATTAATGAAAATTCTTATATAAAAAATTTAGAGAAGTCATTAGAAACAGCTAATATTCAAATTAACGAAGATCAATATACTCGTTATGAAGCTAAAATAAAACCTAAAATTAGAAAAATGGACTTCTTTAAAAATGGGAAAATATATATTAATAAACTAGTTCCTACATCGGCCGAAGATTACAAATCATTAAATGATTATACAGTGTCACAAGTATATGATGTCTCGTATGAAACAGCTGTAGAACAACAATATTTGTCTGGAGAAACTACTACCAGCGGAACGAAAAGACATGAAATTCAAATGGAAATTTCAAGATCAATCCTACAAAAAGCATTGCAAAGAAACAAATTTTATAGATTCAGTAACTTGAAATATTATGTGCCAAGCATAACTAGCATTAAAGATTTTATAGAGAGTGAAAATTTTCTTGGGAATTTAAAAATCAATTTATCTCTACCCTTAGGTATTAATGCAATTGATTTATCACCGAAAGAAAAACTTACTATAGTTGAACGTTACCTTTCATACGCTGAAAAAAATATTCGTTCAAACTATATGAAAGAGTGGGGAACTCCTATATTCGAAGGAGTAGCACTTTCAAAGTATATAGACGATTATGTAATCAATATGAATAAAGTAAATAAAGGGTCTGGAAAGGTACAAGAGAAAGTTCGTGCTCGAACTATGAGGAATCATGATTGGTATATTTATGACCAAGCAATAGTAAATGGTTGGGAAAGCGATATGATTGATTTTGTGAATGATTATATAGATAGCTTAAGAGACCGCTATGAGGATGTATATTTAATACGAAACGAAAGAAAAGTAAAAGTTGTGGAGATTGGTGGTACAAGAGGGTTTATGCCAGACTTCTTGTTGTATCTAAAAGATGCAGATTTCACGTATCAAGTATTTTTGGAGCCTAAAGGAGACAATCTACGTGAGCATGATCAATGGAAACAAGATTTCTTGTTATCATTGTCGACAAGAAGTGATATAGAAGTATTGGAGGAAAATGACAGTGTGCGCTTGATCGGTATCAAATTTTATTCAACCGACACTGATCTAAAACAAGAGTTTAGAGAAGATTTTAAAACAAAACTTTTAGATGGTGTAGATTTAAATGAATTTGATATGTAA
- a CDS encoding tyrosine-type recombinase/integrase — MSDFKLAKNQDTLETQKRYHDRKIRIEKKMEEIPRQYEGDIRRYKEYCSSTDQIVGTEALLDYLYVSLTEQKIKKTTWERRLSAIRKYLSVVHSIEFKGLARVAYELSAMRKMYHEDQYAHLIQVRGKSAIDKRELMDTLNKLPIRAKAICLVNLITANRPNEMVRLKVSDFDLKNRSVHVYLKKQKRWHTKRLTKDVINAIELYIYEYGLRADDYFVGRIYKNGRYESTAISEIGYCKALQRWTGGLTGYNFRKSQVVAMHAAGADLPTIAQQTGHKSLETLVQHYLTVTDVTVDKYL, encoded by the coding sequence ATGTCAGATTTTAAATTAGCAAAGAATCAAGATACACTTGAGACTCAAAAACGTTACCATGATAGAAAAATTCGTATTGAAAAAAAGATGGAAGAGATTCCAAGACAATATGAAGGGGATATTCGTAGGTACAAGGAATACTGTTCCAGTACGGATCAAATAGTTGGTACAGAGGCTCTACTTGATTATTTATATGTCTCATTAACCGAACAAAAGATTAAGAAAACTACGTGGGAACGTAGACTGTCAGCTATTAGAAAATACCTAAGCGTAGTTCATAGTATAGAATTTAAAGGACTGGCTAGGGTTGCATACGAGCTTTCAGCGATGAGAAAAATGTATCATGAAGATCAATACGCTCATTTGATTCAGGTTCGGGGGAAATCAGCCATCGATAAGAGAGAATTGATGGATACTCTTAATAAGCTACCGATAAGAGCTAAAGCAATTTGTTTAGTTAATCTTATAACAGCTAACCGACCTAATGAAATGGTTCGTTTAAAAGTATCAGATTTTGATTTAAAAAACAGATCCGTCCATGTTTATTTGAAGAAGCAAAAAAGATGGCATACTAAACGGCTCACGAAAGACGTAATCAATGCAATAGAGCTTTATATATACGAATACGGTCTTAGAGCAGACGATTACTTTGTAGGGAGAATATATAAGAATGGACGCTATGAGAGCACAGCTATTAGTGAAATAGGTTATTGTAAAGCACTGCAGCGGTGGACTGGGGGACTTACGGGATACAATTTCAGGAAAAGCCAAGTTGTAGCCATGCACGCAGCAGGTGCAGATTTACCAACTATTGCTCAACAAACAGGACATAAATCACTAGAAACGCTAGTGCAGCATTATCTTACAGTAACTGATGTAACTGTAGATAAATATTTGTAG
- a CDS encoding McrB family protein, which yields MNLKQQRKEFADWMSKQLSNHNKPYKSGTINAYATAIATAPSRLIGLKEEIPSLYSIKDSTEFDRVRKVIYAAPNYKEVNIAAGNQAFYHGMEKYSEFLKEQETGISKNRTIINPPISPKPDIPKIPNLQPKQNLGDNLILYGPPGTGKTYNTTAYAVAKIEGVPYSEIAHQIQKYSYEAIRNRFEYFTSTGQIMFTTFHQSYSYEEFIEGIKPVMQDTEETLTYELKKGLFQEFCDQARKHSDQHYVFIIDEINRGNISKIFGELITLIEPSKRLGQREEITLQLPYSQNTFGVPSNVTILATMNTADRSIARLDSALRRRFQFIELLPNPALLESIELEQIDFKALLHKINTRIEALYDRERTIGHAYFMPLLQDPTMERLADLFKNAIIPLLQEYFYEDYEMIQLILGDYGKDTALQFIKERSIHPIDLFGTTLPTHMEEKTLYEINDAAFLHPAAYRSIYE from the coding sequence ATGAATCTAAAACAACAACGTAAGGAATTTGCAGATTGGATGTCTAAACAATTGAGCAACCATAACAAGCCATATAAAAGTGGAACTATTAATGCATATGCGACAGCTATCGCAACTGCTCCTTCAAGATTAATTGGTTTGAAAGAGGAAATACCTTCGCTTTATTCGATCAAGGACTCAACCGAGTTCGATAGAGTCAGGAAAGTCATTTATGCCGCTCCAAATTATAAAGAAGTTAATATTGCAGCAGGAAACCAAGCATTCTATCACGGGATGGAAAAATATTCAGAGTTTCTAAAAGAACAAGAAACAGGTATCTCTAAAAATCGTACGATAATAAACCCACCTATATCACCAAAACCTGATATACCAAAAATACCGAATTTACAACCTAAACAAAATCTAGGAGACAACCTAATCCTCTACGGTCCACCTGGAACAGGGAAAACATACAATACAACAGCCTATGCCGTAGCCAAAATTGAAGGCGTTCCCTATTCAGAAATCGCACATCAGATTCAAAAATATAGCTATGAAGCGATACGGAATCGTTTTGAATATTTTACGTCAACTGGACAAATTATGTTCACGACGTTTCATCAATCATACAGCTATGAGGAATTCATCGAAGGCATTAAACCTGTCATGCAAGATACAGAAGAGACATTGACCTACGAGTTAAAAAAAGGGCTGTTTCAAGAGTTTTGTGATCAGGCGAGGAAACATAGCGACCAACATTATGTATTTATCATCGATGAGATCAACCGAGGCAATATTTCTAAAATATTTGGGGAGCTCATTACATTGATCGAGCCTTCTAAACGATTAGGGCAACGTGAGGAAATTACTCTACAACTCCCCTATTCACAAAATACGTTTGGAGTTCCGAGCAATGTTACGATATTAGCGACTATGAATACAGCCGATCGTTCCATAGCTAGATTGGATTCAGCTCTCAGAAGAAGATTTCAGTTTATCGAACTGCTTCCGAATCCCGCGTTGCTAGAATCTATTGAACTGGAACAGATCGATTTTAAAGCGTTATTACATAAGATCAATACACGCATTGAAGCACTGTATGACAGAGAACGTACGATAGGACATGCGTATTTCATGCCATTGCTGCAAGATCCTACGATGGAACGGCTAGCAGACCTATTCAAAAATGCGATCATTCCTCTATTACAAGAGTACTTTTACGAAGACTATGAAATGATTCAGTTGATCCTCGGAGATTATGGAAAAGATACTGCACTGCAATTCATCAAAGAACGCTCCATCCATCCAATCGATCTATTCGGCACGACTCTTCCTACTCATATGGAAGAGAAAACATTATACGAGATCAATGACGCAGCATTTTTACATCCAGCAGCGTACCGGAGTATATATGAATAA
- a CDS encoding antitoxin VbhA family protein translates to MNENSRTERQKQVEFAVGMAAIDGGKPSVFTKNLLNQYEDGQVSSSQLKQAIVEKYTKASE, encoded by the coding sequence ATGAATGAAAATTCACGAACAGAACGCCAAAAGCAAGTAGAATTTGCAGTTGGAATGGCTGCAATTGACGGTGGAAAGCCAAGCGTATTTACAAAGAATCTTTTAAATCAATATGAAGATGGTCAAGTATCATCCAGTCAATTGAAGCAAGCCATTGTTGAAAAATATACAAAGGCTTCAGAGTGA